TTCACGCCGGAAAACAACGCGGCAGTTTATCTGCAATGGATGGAGAACCTGCACGACTGGTGCATCTCGCGGCAGTTGTGGTGGGGACATCGCATTCCGGCGTGGCACTGCGCGCAATGTCGCAAGATCGCAGTGGCGCGTGATGCGCCCACGGCGTGCCCACGGTGCGGGAGCAATCAGCTCGAGCAGGATCCGGACGTGCTGGATACGTGGTTCTCCTCGGCGCTGCTTCCGTTCACCACTCTGGGCTGGCCCGACGCGACGCGAGACTTGGAAGTGTTTTATCCCAACACGCTGCTGATTACCGGCTTCGACATCTTGTTCTTCTGGGTGGCGCGGATGGTGATGATGGGATGTCACTTCATGGCTTCAGGATCCAGGCTTCAGGATCCAGGCAAGGAGCGGCCGGCGGCGGATGAGTTGGCGGAGAGTGTGCCGTTTCGCGAGGTCTACATCCACGCGCTGGTGCGGGACGCGGAGCGGCAGAAGATGTCGAAGACCAAGGGCAACGTGCTGGATCCGATCGAGGTGATCGAACAGTACGGCACCGACGCGACGCGGTTCACGCTAGCCGCGCAGGCCGCGCCGGGAACGGATATTGCGTTCAATCCGTCTCGCACGGAGGGATATCGCGCGTTTGCCAACAAGATCTGGAACGCGGCGCGGTTCCTGTTTATGAATGTCGAACGCGCGGAGCAGGGCGGCGCGTGGTCGCAAGAGGAATTCCGACGCCGGGTAGTGACAGCAGGATCGAGGAACGGAACGAAGGTCGTCGTCTCTGGACGTATTCCGCCGCGAGCCGCCGGCATAGAAGGCTTTCAGGCGGCGGGGCTGGAAGACCGTTGGATTCTCTCGCGGTTCAATCGCGTGGCGCAGGAGATGAACGAGGCAATCCGGACGTATCGCTTCGACACCGCGTGCCACGTGATCTATCAGTTTTTCTGGGGCGAGTTCTGCGACTGGTACCTGGAGCTGATCAAGCCGCGGTTGAACGGCGAGGATCGCGAGACGGTGGCGCGCGCATGCGCCAACCTGGTGGCGCTGTTTGAGGCAGCGCTGCGGTTGCTGCATCCCATCATGCCGTTTATTACCGAGGAAATCTGGCACGCGCTTTACGAGCAGAAGCCGCCGCTGAAATCCATCGCGCTGGCGCAGTATCCGCAGGCTGACGCGCGGCAGGTGGATGAAGCAGCCGAGACGGAGATGGCGATCCTCCAGGACTTGATTGTCAGCGTGCGCAATTTGCGGGCGGAGTTGAAGGTCGAGCCGCGGCAGAATATTCCCATCCAGGTGCACACGCCGGACGGCGTGCGGCAAATCTTCGAGGAGAACCGCGGCGCAGTGGAGCGGCTAGCGAACGTGGAGGCGATGGCGTTTGTGCCGCAGTCGCTGACCAAGGAAGCCGGGGCGCGCTCGACCGCCCGGTTCGACGTGCGCGTGCTGTACGAAAAGAAAATTGACGTGGCGGCGGAACGCGAACGGTTGAGCAAGGAACTGGCGAGGATCGAGAAGCAGATCGAGAGCGCAGAGCGGCAGTTGGACAACGAACGGTTTCTGGCGAAGGCCCCGGCGAAGGTGGTAGAGGGCTTGCGGAAGCAGTTGGCGGAATCAAGAACGCTGCGCGAAAAAACAGGAGCGGCATTGGGAGAACTGAAGTAACAGTCGCCAGTTTCTGGTTTCTAGTTTCTCGTTCACGCTTCGGCGGGTCGATCTGGAAACTTGAAACCGGAAACCGGAAACTTTTTGAACGACATGGATTGGCAATCGCGGAGAATCACGGCGATCCTGGAAAACGCGCTGCTGGAAGATAGGGCGACGCGCGATGCGACGACCTATGCCTGCATCGAGCCGCAGCAGCAGGCGACGGCGACGGTGATGACGAAGCAGGATTGCGTGCTCGCCGGAGTGGGCGTGATCGCGCGCACGCTGGAAGTGTTTGCGCAACTGGACGGCACGGTGAGCGGCTATGCCGACGTCAGGAGCCATCCGGAAATTTTCGACGGCGTGCGCCTGAAGAAGGGCGACTTCGTGGCCGTGATCCAACACAACGCGCGCGTGATTCTGTCGTGCGAGCGGGTGATCCTGAACCTGTTGCAGCGGCTCAGCGGGATCGCCACCATGACGCGCAAATTTGTCGACGCGGTCGAAGGCACGAAGGCGCGCATCCTCGACACGCGCAAGACCGCGCCCGGGTTGCGCTTGCTCGACAAGTACGGCGTGCGCTGCGGCGGCGGACATAATCACCGGCTCGATCTCAGCGATGGCGTGCTGATCAAGAACAATCACATCGCGCTGGCGGGCGGAATCGCGCCGGTGCTGGCACGGGCGCACCGCAATCGCCGCGGCGATCAGCCCATCGAGATCGAAGTGCGCACCCTGGAAGAGTTCGAGCAAGCCTTGCAGCACGGCGCGGAGGCGGTGCTGCTGGACAATATGTCGGTGGAGGACG
The sequence above is a segment of the Terriglobia bacterium genome. Coding sequences within it:
- the nadC gene encoding carboxylating nicotinate-nucleotide diphosphorylase codes for the protein MDWQSRRITAILENALLEDRATRDATTYACIEPQQQATATVMTKQDCVLAGVGVIARTLEVFAQLDGTVSGYADVRSHPEIFDGVRLKKGDFVAVIQHNARVILSCERVILNLLQRLSGIATMTRKFVDAVEGTKARILDTRKTAPGLRLLDKYGVRCGGGHNHRLDLSDGVLIKNNHIALAGGIAPVLARAHRNRRGDQPIEIEVRTLEEFEQALQHGAEAVLLDNMSVEDVRRAVERLEKHTRRVPLEVSGGINLQTVRAYAETGVEYISIGALTHSPAAVDMNLRTKTT
- a CDS encoding valine--tRNA ligase, which produces MPHELPKAYDPGAIEQRWAEYWVRERLFAVKTPAPGEPAPPVFTLLLPPPNVTGALHMGHMLEHTESDIVVRWHRMKGDLTLWIPGTDHAGIATQMLVERQLASEGVDRRQMGREKFLARVWQWREHYGGTILKQMKRLGTSVDWEREYFTMDERLSRAVKEVFVRLYEQGLIYRGVYIVNWCPRCTTAISDLEVVHEDTPGELYLIKYPVSGSPAEFITVATTRPETMLGDTAVAVNPADARYRHLHGKKVVLPLMNREIPIILDEVAKPEFGTGAVKVTPAHDPNDYQAGLRHDLPQITVMDEHARMNENAGAYAGLERLEARERIVRDLQAQGLLAGTKPYVVPLGKCQRCRTIVEPRLSTQWFVAVNKLPDYVGTDSAATLTSMAGAAAEAVKTGALRFTPENNAAVYLQWMENLHDWCISRQLWWGHRIPAWHCAQCRKIAVARDAPTACPRCGSNQLEQDPDVLDTWFSSALLPFTTLGWPDATRDLEVFYPNTLLITGFDILFFWVARMVMMGCHFMASGSRLQDPGKERPAADELAESVPFREVYIHALVRDAERQKMSKTKGNVLDPIEVIEQYGTDATRFTLAAQAAPGTDIAFNPSRTEGYRAFANKIWNAARFLFMNVERAEQGGAWSQEEFRRRVVTAGSRNGTKVVVSGRIPPRAAGIEGFQAAGLEDRWILSRFNRVAQEMNEAIRTYRFDTACHVIYQFFWGEFCDWYLELIKPRLNGEDRETVARACANLVALFEAALRLLHPIMPFITEEIWHALYEQKPPLKSIALAQYPQADARQVDEAAETEMAILQDLIVSVRNLRAELKVEPRQNIPIQVHTPDGVRQIFEENRGAVERLANVEAMAFVPQSLTKEAGARSTARFDVRVLYEKKIDVAAERERLSKELARIEKQIESAERQLDNERFLAKAPAKVVEGLRKQLAESRTLREKTGAALGELK